One Rhizobiales bacterium GAS188 DNA window includes the following coding sequences:
- a CDS encoding Acyl transferase domain-containing protein: protein MVGIGCRFPGGANDPESFWRLLCDGVEVTREVPPDRWNMKTFYHPELATPGRSHSRRGGFLDSIALFDIGFFGISPREAAAMDPQQRLLLEVTFEAIEDAGLQLEALARSPTGVYVGLSAQDYMLLQNTNKNLTDIDAHSLTGVAMSIAANRISYCLNLHGPSMAVDTACSSSLVAVHLACQGLWSGDCDSALAGGVNILITPDLFINFSRMAMLSPTGSCKAFDASADGFARGEGAAVVVLKRYSDAVRDGDSVYAQIRATAVNQDGHTSSLTVPGEEAQVALLRRVCMDARILPDEVQYIEAHGTGTPVGDPIEARALAQVFCERRSNDNPCFIGSVKSNIGHLEPASGIAGLVKAALAVKHRQIPPNPNFRVPNPNIPFERLKLRVPTELQAWPDPDRPLLAAVSSFGFGGTNAHAILEQGGDLHDQSTLGESSLKTTGQTQSDREADTVSEPALERPRLFVFSARGTDALRSYVEACRTGPIATAVTDSGLDDFAWSCAVRRNHHHTRLCVTAGSREELLDLLAAYADDQSRAGIATGRADEKQPPQLAFVFSGQGPQWWGMGRELLEQETVFRGAIEECDAQLRMIAPWSLLQELMRDETSSRMNDPSIAQPAIFALQYALARLWSSWGIQPAAVAGHSVGEVAAACVAGALTFPQAVELIYHRGRCMDFEGSHGRMLAVGVSAQEALSLLSGHDRDVAVAAINGPQSVTLSGDGEALAKIAVQLESRQVFCSFLRVDRAFHSPRLDPMQGDLIAALAGLQPSAARIPLYSTVTGARCSGEEMGADYWWRNARQTVQFASAILAILEAGHHLFVEVSPHPVLSHAVLEIAGAQSRPIQIVPSQRRGEPEKRTLLNSLGALYARGVMPDWKGLLPAGRFVPLPHYPWQRERHWNESRESERRRIGPTPHPLLGERQPTARPIWEQEIHLRHLRYLAGHRVGDHVVFPAAALVEMAVAAARECRATDSILLEDVDFQSLCLLSDDEGQLLQLILDANETEFNIFSRSKDTDRWTSHARGKVRTHGDTALGTQDVESVRRRCPTHMSQENVYRVLEQIGLRYGPGFRGVAEMWIGSGEALGLVRLSDDLLRLDGSPADYCVQPALLDSCFHVIFGTLPHCGKYMDNADGVFLPVGVERVRILAPLRTHVWSHARLRHQDDNSLTVDVDVLEATGAKVVEVRGLHCRLLNVQRSQDELIYQYCWVPCSRPEQGQAGEMQAAKFSPRAFLETISAETRRIESQHGLLEKYYMFDTDIGRLCDGYIGQCFQDLGIDWRVGARVSPHSFLKCGVQHRFERLVRRYCEILCQDGLLRRIEDDYEISAEFPVVDLNTLWNECLNRNPGYYAEFIVVRRCGSRLAELLRGHADPLQVLFAHDSPAIPDQLYQDAPIARVYNTLSQWAVAEFVERFPRDRDIRILEIGSGTGGLTSYVLTELPADRTKYVFSDISAHFFIHAREKFRDYENIEYRKLDIDSDPAEQGFGANEYDIVLASQVLHATKDLRRSLQRVRRLLRPGGLFVLLEPVRPVRWADLTFGLTEGWWSFSDHDLRSDYPLLSLPRWRALLEEQGFDEVTEISGVDEDAAVAAALLALSPHQQPQLSGEAMLAEAADAPAQWILFADRNGVAERLRDQLASRSQRCLVAHPGDEYRRIGPDEFQLSVADREHLVRLFKEVAGGCRGVVHLGNLDLPRAGEMSTVQLDAALVPSCLSIVHIVQALSKTFLVDPPQLWIVTSNVHAVITTDTASGLAQSPAWGVGRVVTNEAPLLRATLVDLSAEVGTDELKLLCAELLRPEKEAQEDELALRGSTRYVHRLHHVRDRFQCAGFDQRLPVGSQPYCLDTSRLGALDKLALFSVDRPDPGPDEVEIQVAATGLNFSDVMKALGVLPNLPPGPLPLGLECSGVVSAVGANVTRFKVGDEVVATANFCFASFVRTRAEFVVPKPPNLSFEAAATLPVAFLTAYYALHHVGQLRRGERVLIHSASGAVGLAAIQVARRIGSEVMATAGTSEKREFLRQIGIEHVWDSRTLAFADGVLEATAGRGVDVVLNSLAGEGLVKSLDVLAPHGRFLEIGKRDIYADSRIGLKPFRKQISMTAIDLMTMQDRPQFFFSIFEELMRDFGDGAITPLLHRVFPVTSATAAFRYMAQAKHIGKVVISTIGQKVRVRPPRQITCSFRDDATYLITGGLGGFGLLVAEWMIAHGARHLVLVGRRAVPNPEQQSVIDELRATGTDVRILSADVSRAEDVSLVLAKINDTLPRLRGVIHAAMVLNDSLLVNMTEEQLREVWAPKVSGAWNLHLQTLDTPLDFFVLFSSMACILGSAGQSNYAAANAMLDALAEYRHSRGLAACTISWGSLGDVGWVARHGDVAERMKSQGILQFSPRQALALLGQFMAQKPTTVGVVNMDWRQVRGRTLPPKFAQLTKAAAMDDENPVVSAVAVRAGLLAATPDRRAAMLQDILRQRVARVLGAPPDKIDVATPLTDLGLDSLMGIEIKNWIESELRLNLPTVELIKGPTIEGLVKLLLEQLAAGRNAIATPSAIVPTSSIVADRLASPEHDELASMVKELSDDEVDVLLDSPRLQPTLGQ, encoded by the coding sequence GTGGTCGGAATCGGTTGCCGATTCCCCGGCGGCGCCAATGATCCCGAGAGCTTCTGGCGCTTACTGTGCGACGGCGTCGAGGTGACGCGCGAAGTACCCCCCGATCGCTGGAACATGAAGACTTTCTATCACCCTGAGCTGGCGACCCCAGGCCGGTCGCACTCCCGCCGGGGTGGCTTTTTGGACTCAATCGCTCTCTTCGATATCGGCTTCTTTGGCATCTCGCCGCGGGAAGCGGCCGCCATGGACCCCCAGCAGCGACTCTTGCTGGAGGTGACGTTCGAGGCAATCGAAGACGCAGGCCTGCAACTTGAGGCTTTAGCGCGGTCACCGACCGGCGTTTATGTTGGCCTGTCGGCACAGGACTACATGTTGTTGCAAAATACCAATAAAAACCTCACTGACATTGACGCGCACAGCCTTACGGGGGTCGCGATGAGCATCGCGGCCAACCGTATTTCATATTGCCTCAATTTGCACGGTCCGAGCATGGCGGTCGATACGGCCTGCTCCTCATCGCTGGTGGCAGTACACCTCGCCTGTCAGGGTTTATGGAGCGGCGACTGCGATTCTGCACTCGCTGGCGGAGTAAACATCCTGATCACGCCCGATCTATTCATCAACTTTAGCCGAATGGCGATGCTATCGCCTACAGGTAGTTGCAAGGCGTTTGACGCTTCCGCCGACGGCTTCGCACGTGGCGAAGGAGCGGCAGTAGTTGTTCTGAAACGATATTCCGATGCCGTTCGGGACGGAGATTCAGTTTACGCGCAGATTCGCGCTACTGCGGTCAATCAGGATGGACATACCAGTTCTTTGACGGTTCCAGGTGAAGAAGCGCAAGTCGCTCTACTGCGCCGGGTCTGCATGGATGCTCGCATTCTTCCGGATGAGGTCCAATACATTGAGGCGCATGGCACTGGCACGCCCGTCGGAGATCCCATCGAGGCACGGGCCTTGGCTCAGGTGTTTTGCGAACGCAGGTCCAATGATAACCCCTGCTTCATCGGCTCGGTGAAGTCGAACATTGGGCACCTTGAGCCCGCCTCCGGAATTGCCGGCCTGGTGAAAGCAGCGCTCGCGGTGAAGCATCGGCAAATTCCGCCGAACCCAAACTTCCGGGTTCCGAATCCGAACATACCGTTTGAACGCTTGAAGCTCCGCGTGCCGACGGAGTTGCAGGCTTGGCCCGATCCCGATCGCCCCTTGTTGGCCGCGGTCAGCTCTTTTGGTTTCGGCGGCACGAACGCACATGCGATCCTGGAACAGGGAGGGGACCTGCACGACCAGAGTACCTTGGGCGAGAGCTCGCTGAAAACGACCGGGCAGACCCAATCCGACCGAGAAGCGGACACCGTCAGCGAACCTGCGCTGGAGCGCCCGCGATTATTCGTGTTTTCAGCTCGCGGTACTGACGCGCTTCGCTCATACGTGGAGGCGTGTCGCACGGGGCCGATTGCCACTGCGGTGACCGATAGCGGCTTGGACGACTTTGCCTGGAGCTGCGCCGTTCGCCGCAATCATCACCACACTCGCTTGTGCGTTACGGCAGGCTCGCGCGAGGAGTTGCTCGATCTCTTGGCGGCCTATGCGGACGACCAATCGCGTGCTGGGATTGCGACCGGACGTGCCGATGAAAAGCAACCGCCGCAATTGGCCTTCGTTTTCTCCGGGCAAGGGCCGCAGTGGTGGGGAATGGGGCGTGAATTGCTTGAACAAGAAACGGTGTTCCGCGGTGCGATTGAAGAGTGCGATGCTCAGCTACGAATGATTGCCCCGTGGTCGTTGTTGCAGGAGCTGATGCGCGACGAAACTTCGTCTAGAATGAACGACCCGAGCATCGCTCAGCCGGCCATCTTTGCGTTGCAATACGCTCTCGCTCGGCTTTGGTCGTCGTGGGGAATTCAACCTGCAGCCGTTGCTGGGCACAGCGTGGGCGAGGTAGCCGCCGCGTGCGTTGCCGGCGCGCTCACGTTCCCGCAGGCCGTCGAACTTATTTATCACCGCGGCCGGTGCATGGATTTTGAAGGATCGCACGGACGCATGCTGGCCGTCGGGGTTTCTGCCCAGGAAGCGTTGAGTTTGCTAAGCGGACACGATCGTGACGTTGCGGTGGCGGCCATCAATGGCCCGCAGTCAGTGACACTTTCGGGCGACGGTGAAGCGCTCGCAAAAATCGCTGTTCAGCTGGAATCTCGCCAAGTATTTTGCAGCTTTCTGCGAGTGGACCGCGCGTTCCACAGCCCGCGGCTCGATCCGATGCAGGGCGATCTGATTGCGGCGCTTGCCGGGCTGCAACCGAGTGCCGCGCGCATTCCGCTTTATTCGACGGTCACCGGCGCACGCTGCAGCGGCGAAGAAATGGGTGCCGATTATTGGTGGCGCAATGCGAGGCAAACCGTGCAATTTGCCAGCGCGATTTTGGCTATTTTGGAGGCGGGCCACCACCTGTTTGTTGAGGTTTCACCGCATCCTGTCCTATCACACGCCGTTTTGGAAATTGCCGGTGCTCAATCGCGCCCGATTCAGATCGTGCCCTCGCAACGCCGTGGCGAGCCAGAGAAGCGAACGTTATTGAACTCGCTGGGGGCGCTCTATGCGCGTGGTGTGATGCCCGATTGGAAGGGCCTGCTGCCCGCGGGCCGGTTCGTGCCGTTACCGCATTATCCATGGCAGCGCGAACGCCATTGGAATGAATCGCGGGAGAGCGAGCGGCGCCGGATTGGACCGACACCGCATCCGCTCTTGGGCGAACGTCAGCCGACGGCGCGGCCCATCTGGGAGCAAGAAATCCATTTGCGACACCTGCGGTATCTTGCGGGGCATCGCGTGGGTGATCACGTAGTATTTCCTGCCGCTGCGCTTGTGGAAATGGCTGTTGCTGCCGCGCGTGAGTGCCGCGCCACCGATTCCATCCTTCTGGAGGATGTAGATTTTCAGAGTCTTTGCTTATTGAGCGACGACGAAGGGCAGCTGTTGCAGCTGATCCTGGATGCAAACGAGACTGAATTCAATATTTTCAGCCGCTCGAAAGACACCGATCGTTGGACCTCGCACGCCCGCGGCAAGGTACGCACTCACGGCGATACGGCACTCGGGACGCAAGACGTCGAGTCAGTACGCCGCCGATGCCCGACGCACATGAGTCAAGAGAATGTTTATCGCGTCTTGGAGCAAATCGGGTTGCGATACGGTCCGGGGTTTCGTGGCGTGGCGGAAATGTGGATTGGATCGGGCGAGGCCTTGGGACTGGTTCGACTTTCCGACGACTTGCTCCGGCTTGACGGTTCGCCGGCAGATTATTGTGTCCAGCCGGCGCTGTTGGATAGCTGCTTTCATGTGATCTTCGGCACGTTGCCTCATTGCGGCAAGTACATGGATAATGCGGACGGCGTTTTCTTGCCGGTCGGCGTCGAGCGCGTTCGAATACTGGCACCCTTGAGGACTCACGTTTGGAGTCACGCTCGCCTACGTCATCAGGACGACAACAGCCTGACCGTCGATGTCGACGTGTTAGAAGCGACGGGTGCGAAGGTCGTCGAAGTGCGTGGCTTGCATTGCCGGCTGCTCAACGTACAAAGATCGCAGGATGAATTGATATATCAATATTGCTGGGTTCCATGTTCGCGTCCAGAACAAGGGCAAGCAGGGGAAATGCAGGCCGCGAAATTCTCCCCGCGCGCGTTCCTGGAGACGATCAGCGCCGAGACTCGGCGAATTGAATCGCAGCACGGACTGCTTGAAAAGTACTACATGTTCGACACTGACATAGGCCGCCTCTGTGACGGATACATCGGGCAATGCTTCCAGGATCTCGGAATAGACTGGCGCGTCGGAGCACGGGTCTCCCCTCACTCGTTCCTAAAGTGCGGGGTGCAGCACCGGTTCGAGCGTCTGGTGCGCCGATACTGCGAGATCCTTTGCCAGGACGGCTTGTTGCGACGCATTGAGGACGACTACGAAATCTCTGCCGAATTCCCAGTCGTCGACCTAAACACCCTATGGAATGAGTGTCTGAATCGAAATCCGGGATACTATGCTGAGTTCATCGTCGTGCGACGATGCGGCAGCCGTTTGGCTGAGCTGCTGCGCGGCCATGCCGATCCATTGCAAGTTCTATTTGCCCACGATTCGCCGGCGATTCCGGATCAATTGTATCAGGACGCCCCAATCGCGCGCGTCTACAACACGCTCAGTCAATGGGCCGTCGCCGAGTTCGTTGAGCGGTTCCCGCGTGATCGAGATATTCGGATCTTGGAGATTGGGTCCGGTACCGGCGGTTTGACATCCTATGTCCTTACCGAGTTGCCCGCCGATCGGACCAAGTATGTTTTTTCCGATATCTCCGCACATTTTTTCATCCATGCGCGGGAGAAGTTTCGCGACTACGAGAACATTGAATATCGAAAGCTCGACATCGACTCAGATCCCGCTGAACAAGGATTTGGTGCCAACGAATACGATATCGTACTAGCATCCCAAGTATTACATGCCACCAAGGATCTGCGGCGAAGCTTGCAGCGCGTCCGCCGCTTGCTGCGCCCCGGCGGCTTGTTCGTGTTGCTTGAACCGGTTCGACCGGTGCGTTGGGCCGATCTCACTTTCGGGCTGACGGAGGGTTGGTGGTCTTTTTCGGATCATGACCTTCGCTCCGACTATCCATTGCTATCACTACCTCGGTGGCGAGCACTCCTGGAAGAACAGGGCTTCGACGAGGTGACGGAAATTTCCGGGGTCGATGAGGATGCGGCAGTCGCTGCCGCGCTATTGGCCTTGTCGCCACATCAGCAGCCGCAATTGTCCGGGGAAGCAATGCTGGCCGAGGCGGCAGACGCGCCGGCTCAATGGATCCTGTTCGCCGATCGCAATGGTGTTGCGGAACGGCTGCGTGATCAACTCGCCAGTCGCTCGCAGCGATGTCTCGTTGCACATCCAGGCGACGAGTATCGGCGGATTGGCCCCGACGAATTTCAGCTGTCAGTCGCCGATCGCGAGCACTTGGTTCGTCTGTTCAAAGAGGTTGCGGGTGGATGCCGCGGCGTTGTGCATTTGGGCAATTTGGATTTGCCACGTGCGGGTGAGATGAGCACCGTGCAATTGGACGCCGCGCTGGTCCCAAGTTGCCTCAGTATCGTGCATATCGTCCAAGCACTGAGCAAGACCTTCTTGGTCGATCCCCCGCAACTGTGGATCGTAACAAGCAATGTTCATGCGGTCATAACAACCGATACAGCATCCGGTCTCGCACAATCTCCGGCCTGGGGAGTAGGACGCGTTGTCACCAATGAGGCGCCGTTGCTGCGGGCGACGCTCGTCGACTTGAGCGCCGAAGTCGGAACTGACGAGTTGAAACTCTTGTGTGCCGAGCTGCTTCGTCCGGAGAAAGAGGCCCAGGAGGATGAATTGGCGCTTCGCGGCAGCACGCGTTACGTTCATCGTCTGCATCACGTGCGCGATCGATTCCAATGCGCCGGATTCGATCAACGATTGCCGGTTGGTAGCCAACCATATTGCCTCGACACTTCGCGATTGGGAGCGTTGGACAAGCTAGCTCTGTTCAGCGTCGACCGTCCAGACCCTGGACCCGATGAGGTTGAAATTCAGGTTGCAGCAACGGGCTTGAATTTCAGCGACGTCATGAAAGCTCTCGGAGTGCTCCCCAATTTGCCACCGGGACCGCTGCCGTTAGGTCTGGAGTGTTCGGGCGTCGTTTCAGCAGTGGGAGCGAACGTAACCCGATTCAAGGTTGGCGACGAAGTCGTTGCGACGGCGAATTTTTGCTTTGCATCCTTCGTGCGCACTCGCGCCGAATTTGTGGTACCGAAGCCTCCGAACCTCAGCTTCGAAGCAGCCGCGACACTGCCGGTTGCTTTTCTGACCGCCTATTACGCGCTCCACCACGTCGGACAACTGCGGCGCGGCGAACGCGTGCTGATACATTCCGCGAGCGGCGCTGTCGGTTTGGCGGCCATTCAGGTGGCGCGCCGGATCGGCAGCGAGGTTATGGCCACGGCCGGAACATCGGAAAAACGCGAATTTCTGCGGCAAATAGGCATCGAGCACGTCTGGGACTCGCGTACGCTCGCTTTCGCCGATGGAGTCTTGGAAGCTACCGCCGGACGCGGTGTCGACGTGGTCCTGAATTCACTCGCCGGTGAAGGGCTGGTGAAAAGTCTCGACGTGCTCGCGCCGCATGGTCGATTCCTGGAGATCGGCAAGCGCGATATCTACGCCGACAGCCGCATCGGGCTGAAGCCGTTCCGCAAGCAGATTTCGATGACTGCTATTGACTTGATGACCATGCAGGACCGGCCGCAGTTCTTTTTCTCGATATTTGAAGAACTAATGCGCGATTTTGGCGACGGCGCGATTACACCGCTGCTACACCGGGTATTTCCCGTGACCAGCGCGACTGCTGCCTTTCGCTACATGGCTCAAGCCAAACATATCGGCAAGGTCGTGATTTCGACAATAGGACAGAAGGTGCGGGTTCGGCCGCCGCGCCAGATCACATGCAGCTTCCGCGACGATGCCACATATTTGATCACTGGCGGGCTAGGTGGGTTTGGCTTGCTCGTTGCTGAGTGGATGATCGCTCACGGTGCTCGACACCTGGTGCTCGTCGGCCGTCGCGCCGTACCGAATCCTGAACAGCAGTCGGTGATCGACGAATTGCGTGCAACCGGCACGGATGTCCGCATTCTGTCGGCTGACGTGTCGCGCGCAGAAGATGTGAGCCTTGTGCTTGCGAAGATCAACGACACGCTGCCACGATTGCGAGGCGTGATCCATGCAGCCATGGTACTTAACGACTCTTTGCTGGTAAACATGACCGAGGAGCAACTGCGCGAAGTGTGGGCACCGAAGGTAAGCGGCGCTTGGAACCTGCATCTTCAAACGTTGGATACCCCGCTAGATTTCTTCGTCCTGTTCTCGTCAATGGCCTGTATCTTGGGCTCGGCGGGGCAATCAAATTACGCCGCGGCGAACGCCATGTTGGACGCATTGGCCGAGTACCGCCACAGTCGTGGCTTGGCAGCTTGTACAATTTCTTGGGGCTCTCTCGGCGATGTCGGCTGGGTAGCTCGGCATGGTGACGTCGCCGAGCGAATGAAATCGCAGGGCATTCTACAGTTTTCTCCCCGGCAAGCGCTCGCTCTGCTTGGACAATTCATGGCTCAAAAACCAACCACCGTCGGCGTCGTGAATATGGATTGGCGGCAAGTCAGGGGGCGGACTTTGCCGCCAAAATTTGCACAGCTTACCAAAGCTGCCGCGATGGACGATGAAAATCCGGTGGTATCGGCTGTTGCGGTTCGGGCCGGACTGCTGGCAGCTACGCCGGATCGGCGCGCGGCCATGCTGCAGGATATCTTACGTCAACGCGTCGCTCGCGTGCTCGGCGCGCCGCCTGACAAGATCGATGTCGCCACGCCGCTCACGGATCTGGGTCTCGACTCGCTTATGGGAATCGAAATCAAGAACTGGATCGAATCCGAGCTGAGGCTCAATTTACCCACGGTGGAGTTGATCAAGGGTCCGACTATCGAGGGGCTAGTCAAATTGCTGCTTGAGCAGCTCGCCGCAGGTAGGAACGCCATCGCGACGCCATCAGCCATCGTTCCGACCTCGTCAATCGTCGCCGATCGACTTGCTTCGCCTGAGCATGATGAGCTGGCGTCGATGGTGAAGGAGTTGTCCGACGATGAGGTCGACGTTCTTTTGGACAGTCCTAGGCTGCAACCGACGCTCGGTCAGTAA
- a CDS encoding acid phosphatase (class A), with the protein MMKRAALFAAMLFLVSPGLAGEQPYVTAADLDLTAFLPRPVQAGSDADKVQLAHVLAVQKAASPDQIALAQADAEESVFDMYSRMFGPPFNPQALPQTTHLFARVGASEDATVDPAKPFFGRVRPFLANTDIQALVKPSKSGAYPSGHSTRVTAVAIILTSMLPEKRDAIWMRASEYMQGRVVGGMHYQEDLDAGSRTGSALAAAIMANPDFKADYPLVRQELRTALGLE; encoded by the coding sequence ATGATGAAGCGCGCCGCCCTCTTTGCAGCAATGCTGTTTCTTGTTTCGCCTGGTTTAGCCGGCGAGCAACCCTACGTGACGGCCGCCGACCTTGACCTGACGGCTTTCTTGCCGCGGCCTGTTCAGGCAGGAAGTGACGCCGACAAGGTGCAGCTGGCCCATGTTCTGGCCGTTCAAAAGGCGGCAAGCCCCGACCAGATCGCCCTGGCGCAGGCAGACGCCGAGGAATCCGTTTTCGACATGTATTCCCGCATGTTTGGACCGCCCTTCAATCCGCAGGCATTGCCCCAAACAACGCATCTTTTCGCTCGAGTAGGCGCGAGCGAGGACGCGACGGTAGACCCGGCAAAGCCCTTTTTCGGCCGCGTGCGCCCTTTTTTGGCGAACACAGACATCCAGGCCCTGGTCAAGCCGAGCAAGAGCGGCGCCTATCCCTCGGGCCACTCAACGCGCGTGACCGCCGTCGCAATCATCCTGACGTCGATGCTGCCCGAAAAGCGTGATGCTATATGGATGCGGGCTTCGGAATATATGCAAGGCCGGGTTGTTGGCGGAATGCACTACCAGGAAGACCTGGACGCCGGCTCTCGAACCGGATCAGCTCTTGCCGCGGCCATCATGGCAAACCCCGATTTCAAGGCGGACTATCCGCTCGTGCGGCAAGAGTTGAGGACGGCGCTCGGGCTGGAATAA
- a CDS encoding acyl-CoA dehydrogenase, which yields MPDTADPHADIRESVAKLCAQFPGEYWRRLDRESAYPLAFVEALTRAGYLAAMIPEQYGGAGLPLSAAAAILEEVQRAGCNGAACHAQIYIMGALLRHGNETQKQAYLPKIASGELRLQAFGVTEPTSGTDTSSIKTFAARQGDHYVVNGQKIWTSRAEYSDLMLLLARTSPKEQAAKRTDGLSVFILDMREAKEAGLSIRPIRTMMNHSTTEVFFDNVRVPAENLIGEEGRGFRYILSGMNAERVLIAAECIGDAKWFIEKATTYAKERVVFGRPIGQNQGVQFPIARAYAQMRAAELMVREACELFEAGRDCGAEANMAKMLAADASWAAAEACVQTHGGFGFAEEYDVERKFREARLYQVAPISTNLILSYLAEHVLGMPRSY from the coding sequence ATGCCTGACACTGCAGATCCCCATGCGGACATCCGCGAATCGGTGGCGAAGCTCTGCGCCCAGTTTCCTGGCGAATATTGGCGACGGCTCGATCGCGAGAGCGCCTATCCGCTCGCATTCGTCGAGGCGCTCACGCGGGCGGGCTATCTCGCCGCCATGATCCCCGAACAATATGGCGGCGCGGGCCTGCCGCTCTCGGCGGCCGCCGCCATTCTCGAGGAGGTGCAGCGCGCCGGCTGCAATGGCGCGGCCTGTCACGCGCAGATTTACATCATGGGGGCGCTGCTGCGCCACGGCAACGAAACCCAGAAGCAGGCCTATCTGCCGAAGATCGCCTCGGGCGAATTGCGCTTGCAGGCTTTCGGGGTGACCGAGCCGACGAGCGGCACCGATACGAGCTCGATCAAGACTTTCGCGGCGCGGCAAGGCGACCATTACGTCGTCAACGGCCAGAAGATCTGGACGTCGCGCGCCGAATATTCCGACCTGATGCTGCTGCTGGCGCGCACCAGCCCGAAGGAACAGGCCGCGAAGCGCACCGACGGGCTCTCGGTCTTCATCCTCGACATGCGCGAGGCGAAAGAGGCGGGGCTCAGCATCCGCCCGATCCGCACCATGATGAACCATTCGACCACCGAGGTGTTCTTCGACAATGTCCGCGTACCGGCCGAGAACCTGATCGGCGAAGAGGGCAGGGGCTTTCGCTATATTCTCTCCGGCATGAATGCCGAGCGTGTGCTCATCGCGGCCGAATGCATCGGCGACGCCAAATGGTTCATCGAAAAAGCAACGACCTATGCCAAGGAGCGCGTGGTCTTCGGTCGGCCGATTGGGCAGAACCAGGGCGTTCAATTTCCCATCGCCAGGGCCTACGCGCAGATGCGCGCCGCCGAGCTGATGGTGCGCGAGGCCTGTGAGCTATTCGAGGCCGGCCGGGATTGCGGCGCCGAGGCCAATATGGCCAAGATGCTCGCGGCCGATGCCTCCTGGGCCGCGGCCGAAGCCTGCGTCCAGACACATGGCGGCTTCGGCTTTGCCGAGGAATATGATGTCGAACGCAAATTCCGCGAAGCCCGCCTCTACCAGGTGGCGCCGATCTCGACCAACCTCATCCTGAGCTATCTCGCCGAGCATGTGCTCGGCATGCCGCGCTCCTATTGA
- a CDS encoding alpha-methylacyl-CoA racemase, with protein sequence MGPLAGFRVVEFAGIGPGPMCAMLLADMGATVLRLDRPTVSNLGIERPERFNLLNRGRQSAIVDLKRPEGIALALDLVSEADALLEGFRPGTMERLGLGPEPCLGRNPRLVYGRMTGWGQEGPLAAAAGHDMNYIALTGALHAIGRAGQPPTPPLNLIGDYGGGALYLAFGMVCALLEAQKSGEGQVVDAAMIDGAASLMTPFFGLHAAGLHDDRRGENILDSGAPYYDVYACADGRYISVAAIETKFRAEFYSLIGIDAAALPSAAERANWPAIREAIAERIATRPAAEWCAILEGTDACVAPVLSMSEAPHHPHHLARGTFVEIGGIVQPAPAPRFSRTKPDMPTPPQPTGQDTAKALAAWGVAADRIAQLRESGVIGDAKRSE encoded by the coding sequence ATGGGACCGTTGGCGGGTTTTCGTGTCGTCGAGTTCGCCGGCATTGGCCCTGGCCCGATGTGCGCCATGCTGCTCGCCGATATGGGCGCGACCGTGCTGCGGCTGGATCGACCGACGGTAAGCAATCTCGGCATCGAGAGGCCGGAGCGCTTCAATCTCCTCAATCGCGGCCGGCAATCGGCGATCGTCGACCTGAAGCGACCTGAAGGCATCGCCTTGGCGCTCGATCTCGTTTCGGAGGCCGACGCCCTGCTCGAGGGCTTCCGGCCCGGCACCATGGAGCGCTTGGGACTTGGTCCCGAGCCTTGCCTTGGCCGCAATCCCCGCCTGGTCTATGGCCGGATGACCGGCTGGGGCCAGGAGGGGCCGCTGGCGGCGGCGGCCGGACATGACATGAACTACATCGCGCTCACGGGCGCCCTGCACGCGATCGGGCGTGCTGGCCAGCCGCCGACGCCGCCCCTCAATCTCATCGGCGATTATGGCGGCGGCGCCCTGTATCTCGCTTTCGGCATGGTTTGCGCCCTGCTCGAAGCGCAAAAATCCGGAGAGGGCCAGGTCGTCGACGCTGCTATGATCGATGGTGCAGCCTCGCTGATGACGCCGTTCTTCGGCCTGCATGCGGCCGGGCTGCATGACGACCGGCGCGGCGAGAACATTCTCGATTCGGGCGCGCCCTATTATGACGTCTATGCCTGCGCCGATGGGCGCTACATCTCGGTCGCCGCGATCGAAACGAAGTTCCGCGCCGAATTCTATTCGCTCATCGGCATCGACGCGGCGGCGCTGCCCTCGGCGGCCGAGCGCGCCAATTGGCCGGCCATCAGGGAGGCGATCGCCGAGCGTATCGCCACAAGGCCGGCGGCGGAATGGTGCGCCATTCTCGAAGGCACGGATGCTTGCGTCGCGCCCGTGCTGTCGATGTCGGAAGCCCCGCATCATCCCCATCACCTGGCGCGCGGCACTTTCGTCGAAATCGGCGGTATCGTTCAGCCGGCGCCGGCGCCGCGCTTCAGCCGCACCAAGCCCGACATGCCGACCCCGCCGCAGCCGACAGGCCAGGACACCGCGAAGGCGCTGGCGGCCTGGGGCGTCGCGGCGGATCGAATTGCGCAGCTGCGCGAGAGCGGTGTTATTGGCGACGCTAAGCGGAGCGAGTAG